One stretch of Aestuariirhabdus haliotis DNA includes these proteins:
- a CDS encoding histidine phosphatase family protein, giving the protein MSDIYLVRHGQASFGAENYDQLSELGYQQSRWLGEYFEQQGVHFDRIVMGGQARHRQTAESLCSALSNPAPLECLEGFSEYDFEAILHRYLEQNPALRPNGDESDRSVYYRLLIKALHAWSANELEGDLPESWQQFEQRVEQSLQQVRDLPKGSNTLIVSSGGAISLAATQVLQAPACTMISLNLQLRNTGVTRLRNSSSRAHLFSFNEMYHLDHSDRQHAITFS; this is encoded by the coding sequence ATGAGCGACATCTACCTGGTCCGACACGGCCAAGCCTCTTTTGGCGCAGAAAACTACGATCAACTCTCCGAACTGGGGTATCAACAGTCCCGTTGGCTAGGGGAATACTTCGAGCAGCAAGGCGTGCATTTCGACCGGATCGTCATGGGTGGCCAGGCCCGCCACCGCCAAACGGCAGAAAGTCTTTGTAGTGCTTTGAGCAACCCGGCCCCTCTGGAGTGCCTGGAAGGTTTTAGCGAATACGATTTCGAAGCCATTCTGCACCGTTACCTGGAGCAAAACCCGGCGTTGCGCCCGAACGGCGATGAAAGCGATCGCTCGGTCTATTACCGTCTGCTGATCAAGGCATTGCACGCCTGGTCGGCCAATGAACTCGAAGGCGATTTACCCGAAAGCTGGCAACAGTTTGAGCAGCGGGTTGAACAGAGCCTGCAACAGGTTCGGGATCTGCCCAAAGGCAGCAACACCCTGATCGTCAGCAGTGGTGGGGCTATCTCATTGGCAGCCACCCAGGTTCTGCAAGCCCCCGCCTGCACCATGATCAGCCTCAATCTGCAATTGCGTAACACCGGTGTAACTCGTCTGCGTAACAGCTCGAGTCGCGCCCACCTGTTCAGTTTTAACGAAATGTACCATCTGGATCACAGCGACCGTCAACACGCCATCACCTTCAGTTAA
- a CDS encoding MarR family winged helix-turn-helix transcriptional regulator: MDKRLFFLLSQAQHRLFRFADRHCDRHLDISVTQAAALMFISKQEGCLQKDVAAALNLNNSAITGLVARMRRNGLIARRPCDEDGRASRLFLCKQGSDKLPLLLPMIDQFNQALTDGFSDDEIRIVIRFLNKIMMDFS; this comes from the coding sequence ATGGACAAACGCCTCTTCTTTCTGCTCAGCCAGGCCCAGCATCGACTGTTCCGATTTGCCGACAGACATTGCGACCGCCATCTGGACATCTCCGTAACCCAGGCCGCCGCGCTGATGTTTATCAGTAAGCAGGAGGGGTGTTTGCAAAAAGACGTTGCGGCGGCATTAAACCTGAATAACTCGGCCATCACGGGTCTGGTCGCTCGCATGAGAAGAAACGGTCTGATCGCTCGCAGGCCTTGCGACGAGGATGGACGGGCATCCCGATTGTTCCTGTGCAAACAGGGAAGCGACAAACTGCCGTTGTTACTCCCTATGATCGATCAGTTCAACCAGGCATTAACCGACGGATTTTCCGACGATGAGATAAGGATTGTGATTCGGTTTCTCAACAAAATCATGATGGATTTTTCATAA
- a CDS encoding DUF1059 domain-containing protein translates to MKAMSCKELGGACDKMFSADSFEEIAELSKQHGMEMYQKQDEGHMKAMADMQVLMKDPDAMAQWFESKRQAFDALPE, encoded by the coding sequence ATGAAAGCCATGAGCTGTAAAGAGTTAGGCGGTGCGTGCGATAAAATGTTTTCAGCAGATTCCTTTGAGGAGATAGCAGAGCTGAGTAAACAGCACGGTATGGAGATGTATCAAAAGCAGGACGAGGGGCACATGAAGGCAATGGCCGATATGCAAGTGCTGATGAAAGACCCTGATGCCATGGCGCAATGGTTTGAATCAAAACGACAGGCATTCGATGCTTTACCCGAGTAA
- a CDS encoding GNAT family N-acetyltransferase — protein sequence MIIREMTPADFDLFYPVFADVVDAQETYAFEPGMSFDEAYNLWCVTPLKTYVLEEQGTILGSYYLKPNAMGPSRHICNCGYMVSPQSRGKGVARRLCEHSQALALELGFTAMQFNAVVSTNEVAINLWKKLGFVIIGTIPNAYLHKRLGYVDSHIMYKALAGESSSSCG from the coding sequence ATGATCATCAGGGAAATGACTCCGGCGGATTTCGACCTTTTCTATCCGGTGTTTGCAGACGTTGTTGATGCCCAGGAAACCTATGCATTTGAACCCGGAATGAGTTTTGATGAGGCTTACAACCTTTGGTGTGTAACCCCCCTAAAAACCTATGTGTTGGAAGAGCAAGGCACTATCTTGGGTTCCTATTATCTGAAGCCCAATGCAATGGGCCCAAGTCGCCATATTTGTAACTGCGGTTATATGGTAAGCCCGCAATCGAGGGGCAAAGGTGTTGCCCGGCGTCTCTGTGAGCATTCGCAAGCATTGGCTCTCGAACTGGGCTTCACGGCGATGCAGTTTAACGCCGTAGTCTCCACCAATGAGGTGGCGATCAATTTATGGAAAAAACTGGGGTTTGTTATTATCGGAACCATCCCCAATGCCTATTTGCATAAGCGTCTAGGTTACGTCGATAGTCATATTATGTATAAAGCCCTGGCCGGCGAATCGTCTTCATCCTGTGGCTGA
- a CDS encoding acyl-CoA thioesterase, whose translation MLQEIKDTKEKTECSHPLDQAMLLTGDAGKYVAKTSPAYQNMVGPFGGVTAAQLLQSVLIHPDRQGSPVSLTVNFLGPIRPGDLEIESVLLRANRSNQHWMIQLMQGDEIQCSATCVFALRKNTWESLELTCPEAPKYDSLAALPDFPMTPWVNQYDMRFVSGSPFDTDRSDGRADDGAKAEYGNLSESLLWMSDSPRRKLDFPSLTALSDAFFPRLFVRKKKFAPIGTVSLTVHFHTTEAQLQHLPSPAVLGQARASKFSGNYFDQTSEIWGADNSLLATASQMVYYKD comes from the coding sequence ATGTTGCAAGAGATAAAAGATACGAAAGAGAAAACTGAGTGTTCGCACCCCCTCGATCAGGCAATGCTGTTAACCGGTGATGCGGGAAAATATGTCGCCAAGACCAGCCCGGCTTACCAAAATATGGTGGGCCCCTTCGGTGGTGTTACGGCAGCCCAGTTGTTGCAGTCGGTGTTGATACATCCGGATCGCCAAGGTTCCCCGGTGTCCTTAACGGTGAATTTTCTAGGGCCTATCCGTCCCGGAGATCTGGAGATCGAATCGGTGCTGCTGCGGGCAAATCGTTCCAATCAACATTGGATGATCCAGCTTATGCAGGGGGATGAAATTCAGTGTTCGGCCACCTGTGTGTTTGCCCTGCGTAAGAACACCTGGGAGAGCCTGGAGCTTACTTGCCCCGAAGCCCCGAAATACGACAGCCTGGCAGCCTTGCCCGACTTTCCGATGACGCCCTGGGTGAATCAATACGATATGCGCTTTGTCAGTGGTAGCCCTTTCGATACCGACAGGAGCGATGGCCGGGCTGATGACGGTGCCAAGGCGGAGTACGGCAATCTCTCGGAGAGTCTGTTATGGATGTCTGATAGCCCTCGCCGCAAACTGGATTTCCCGTCGTTAACCGCACTGTCGGATGCTTTCTTCCCCCGTCTGTTTGTGCGCAAAAAGAAGTTCGCCCCTATCGGTACGGTGAGTCTTACGGTGCACTTTCATACCACCGAAGCACAGTTACAACACTTGCCGTCTCCAGCGGTGTTGGGACAGGCTCGCGCATCAAAGTTTTCCGGAAATTATTTTGATCAGACCTCGGAAATCTGGGGCGCTGACAACAGCTTGCTCGCGACTGCAAGCCAGATGGTTTATTACAAAGACTAG
- a CDS encoding shikimate kinase, translating into MNPQRSVILVGMPGAGKSTIGVQLAKELALDFVDTDLLIQLREGRALQDIMDDAGYLQLRHIEEQTLLEAFLPRHVIATGGSAVYGQEGMRHLRGFGPVVFLDASLAELKRRIHNYESRGIARRPEQSFEDLFAERRALYQQVADITIECDNKNQQQILDELCVALAAV; encoded by the coding sequence ATGAACCCACAACGTAGTGTTATCCTGGTTGGTATGCCTGGCGCCGGTAAAAGCACCATTGGCGTGCAGTTGGCCAAGGAGTTGGCGCTGGACTTTGTCGATACCGATCTGTTGATCCAGTTACGTGAAGGCCGGGCTCTGCAGGATATTATGGACGATGCGGGTTATTTGCAGCTGCGTCATATCGAGGAGCAAACCTTGCTCGAAGCCTTCCTGCCTCGCCATGTTATCGCTACCGGTGGCAGCGCCGTGTATGGCCAGGAAGGTATGCGGCACCTGCGCGGCTTTGGTCCGGTGGTTTTTCTCGATGCATCGCTGGCGGAGCTCAAGCGCCGAATACACAATTATGAGAGCCGCGGGATTGCCAGGCGGCCCGAGCAAAGCTTCGAAGACCTGTTTGCCGAACGTCGGGCTCTCTATCAGCAGGTGGCCGACATCACCATCGAATGCGACAACAAAAACCAGCAACAGATTCTGGATGAACTCTGTGTTGCCCTGGCGGCGGTATAA
- a CDS encoding hotdog fold domain-containing protein codes for MSQFLTMFQQMGSEVFSQSIGQVAPYFSTIDPQVTELKPGYCEVMLKNQKKVHNHLGTVHAIAMCNAAELAGGMTTDVSIPKGARWIPQGMTVAYLAKAKTDLRVVCDASEVDFTQAGAVVVPVVAFDTEGTQCFTADITMNVKLS; via the coding sequence ATGAGTCAATTTTTAACCATGTTTCAGCAGATGGGCAGCGAAGTGTTTTCCCAGAGTATCGGACAGGTCGCGCCCTATTTTTCCACCATCGACCCGCAGGTCACCGAACTCAAACCTGGCTACTGCGAAGTCATGTTGAAGAACCAGAAAAAAGTGCACAACCACCTGGGCACCGTACACGCCATCGCCATGTGCAACGCCGCAGAACTGGCCGGCGGTATGACCACCGATGTCTCTATCCCTAAAGGCGCGCGATGGATTCCCCAGGGTATGACGGTGGCCTATCTGGCCAAGGCCAAAACCGATCTGAGGGTTGTTTGTGACGCTTCAGAAGTTGATTTTACCCAGGCCGGCGCCGTTGTCGTACCGGTAGTCGCCTTCGATACCGAAGGCACCCAATGCTTTACCGCTGATATCACCATGAACGTGAAGTTGAGCTGA
- a CDS encoding NAD(P)/FAD-dependent oxidoreductase, whose product MNKPHAIIVGASHAGAQLATSLRQQGWPGSIVLIGDETSPPYQRPPLSKDFLTGKRDEQTLLIRPAELYARHEIELRLNTRVEAIHPDTRQLKLADGETLHYDKLALCTGARVRRIEAPGSQLEGICYLRTLSDVQTIAPRATEGKRAVIIGGGYIGLETAAVLKTLGMEVTVLEMMDRVLQRVTAEPVSDFYTRVHREQGVNIELSTRLKAFEGSTHIEQVLCEDGRRFPADLVIVGIGVLPNQELAAEAGLSVDNGILVDKYALTSDPHIVAAGDCTNHPNELLGKRLRLESVPNAMEQAKCAAATLCGKPSAYNSHPWFWSDQYDMKLQIAGLNQDYDQVVLRGDPTQGRSFVAWYLKQGKLLAADCINRPKEFMVAKQLLARGTAIDATQLADEQLEPSALLA is encoded by the coding sequence TTGAACAAACCTCACGCTATTATCGTCGGCGCCAGCCATGCCGGCGCCCAGTTAGCCACCAGTCTACGGCAGCAAGGCTGGCCGGGCTCCATTGTGCTGATCGGCGATGAGACATCCCCCCCTTATCAGCGTCCTCCCCTGTCGAAAGACTTTTTAACCGGTAAACGTGACGAGCAAACCTTGCTGATTCGTCCCGCCGAGCTCTATGCCCGCCATGAGATTGAATTACGTCTGAACACTCGCGTAGAAGCCATCCATCCCGATACTCGCCAGCTGAAGTTAGCCGACGGGGAAACCTTGCATTATGACAAACTGGCGCTCTGCACCGGCGCCCGGGTTCGGCGTATCGAGGCTCCGGGAAGCCAGCTGGAGGGCATCTGCTATCTGCGCACTTTGTCCGATGTTCAGACCATTGCCCCACGCGCCACTGAAGGCAAACGTGCGGTCATTATTGGCGGCGGTTACATTGGCCTGGAAACCGCCGCCGTGCTCAAAACATTGGGCATGGAGGTAACGGTACTGGAGATGATGGACCGGGTGCTGCAGCGGGTCACCGCCGAACCCGTCTCCGACTTTTACACTCGAGTGCACCGGGAACAGGGGGTCAACATCGAACTGAGCACCCGACTCAAGGCTTTTGAGGGCTCCACCCATATCGAGCAGGTGCTCTGCGAAGACGGTCGACGTTTTCCCGCCGACCTGGTGATTGTCGGCATCGGCGTGCTGCCCAATCAGGAACTGGCAGCAGAAGCCGGACTGTCCGTCGACAACGGCATCCTGGTGGATAAATACGCGCTAACCTCGGACCCGCACATTGTCGCCGCCGGAGACTGCACCAACCACCCCAATGAACTATTGGGCAAACGCCTGCGACTGGAATCGGTGCCCAACGCGATGGAGCAGGCCAAGTGTGCCGCCGCCACCCTGTGCGGCAAGCCCAGTGCCTATAACAGTCATCCCTGGTTCTGGTCCGATCAATACGATATGAAACTGCAAATCGCCGGGCTTAATCAGGATTACGATCAGGTGGTACTGAGGGGCGATCCAACTCAGGGCCGCAGTTTTGTTGCCTGGTATCTGAAACAGGGTAAACTGCTGGCCGCTGATTGTATCAACCGACCGAAAGAGTTTATGGTAGCCAAACAGCTGCTGGCGCGGGGGACCGCCATCGACGCCACACAATTAGCCGACGAACAGCTCGAACCTTCCGCGCTGCTCGCATAA
- the glpE gene encoding thiosulfate sulfurtransferase GlpE: protein MSYQCISVEEAEALIRQGDVTLLDIRDPTSFAAGNIQNSVQVSNTNVGDILSTADKDKPVIIYCYHGNSSKGAAEYFYSMGFKESYSVDGGFEEWKLKL, encoded by the coding sequence TTGAGTTATCAATGTATATCGGTGGAAGAGGCGGAAGCCCTGATTCGGCAAGGGGATGTGACGCTGCTGGATATCAGAGATCCGACCTCTTTCGCAGCAGGAAATATTCAGAATTCGGTTCAGGTATCGAATACTAATGTCGGTGATATTTTATCCACGGCGGACAAAGACAAGCCTGTTATTATCTACTGCTATCATGGCAATAGCAGTAAGGGGGCCGCCGAATATTTTTACAGCATGGGATTCAAAGAGTCGTACAGTGTTGATGGGGGGTTCGAAGAGTGGAAGTTAAAACTGTAG
- a CDS encoding 2Fe-2S iron-sulfur cluster-binding protein, producing the protein MPLVRYISADGNEYEAEVPVGNTLMQGAVDNMIDGILGECGGAGACATCHCFVDTEWSHQTGSAGDSEQEMLEAIPGADERSRLSCQIEVTEAMEGLVVHLPVSQF; encoded by the coding sequence ATGCCGCTAGTACGCTATATCAGCGCCGATGGAAACGAATACGAAGCCGAGGTTCCGGTTGGCAATACCTTGATGCAAGGCGCCGTGGATAACATGATCGATGGTATTCTGGGCGAGTGCGGCGGTGCCGGCGCCTGCGCCACCTGCCACTGCTTTGTCGATACCGAGTGGAGCCACCAAACCGGCAGCGCCGGCGATAGCGAACAGGAGATGCTGGAGGCGATTCCCGGCGCCGACGAACGCAGCCGCCTGAGTTGCCAGATCGAGGTAACCGAGGCGATGGAAGGTCTGGTCGTACACCTGCCCGTATCCCAGTTTTAG
- the sugE gene encoding quaternary ammonium compound efflux SMR transporter SugE, with protein MAWIYLLLAGLFECGWAIGLKYTEGFSKPVASLLTIFAMAVSFWLLSIAMKTIPIGTAYAIWTGIGAVGVAILGMFLFDESRDMLRILCLLLIVCGIIGLKVVSSSVA; from the coding sequence ATGGCGTGGATCTACTTGCTACTGGCAGGATTGTTCGAATGTGGTTGGGCCATTGGCCTCAAATATACGGAGGGTTTTTCCAAACCGGTCGCTTCGTTGCTGACTATATTTGCCATGGCAGTCAGTTTCTGGTTACTGTCCATCGCTATGAAAACCATTCCTATCGGAACTGCCTATGCCATATGGACCGGGATTGGTGCCGTGGGTGTGGCGATTCTGGGTATGTTCCTGTTTGATGAGTCACGGGATATGCTGAGAATACTTTGTCTGTTATTGATTGTTTGTGGAATTATCGGTTTAAAAGTGGTGTCTTCCTCCGTTGCCTGA
- a CDS encoding molybdopterin-dependent oxidoreductase codes for MNTSGSSQNQQHSGACILCSRNCGIAITTENGRITKIKGDPLHPVTKGYICQKAARLAHYQHHDDRLTQPLKRQPDGGFEAISWDQALSEIADRMGAVRDQFGGDAFAIVGGGGQGNHLGGAFAQQLRYAMGKSRYVYSALAQEKTMDFWVNGRLFGDQRVHATEDVEHADYVLFIGCNPYQSHGIPNARDTLKQIKKDPQRTMVVFDPRRTETAKMADIHFQLKPGTDAYLLSAILSIIVREELHDKAFVAAHCTGFEALQATLLSIPVEEYVNKADVSLDTVFEVARGFARAKNGCVRIDLGLQQTLHSTVTAYLEKMLYILTGNFAKKGGNNLHTSFLPLLGNTDERKRDLKLTAHHKMMPISGMYPPNILPDEIEHDGEDRLRAVWVDSSNPVMSFADSQAYERAFKKLDLLVVVDVALTETARLADYVLPAASQFEKWEATGFNAEFPENFFHLRPAILEPTGDCLPEPEIYTRLLNKMGMIPETLPVLSTIARYEPTVTGHQLYLSALMASVKANKQWAPFVPSILYRTLGPALPDGANVAALILPLAIDYATKHAEAVKRTGIKGNRFTLGVNLFRHILKSRSGAIISRHNYSDLWRFIKNEDQRIHLEIDEVLQEMRGLQESEKLPNNVSVDEKFPLILMAGERRAYNSNQIFRNPEWRKVDPYGFLRIHPEDAARHNIASGDWVACKSSNGQLQVVAEVDDSVREGMVTLPHGYGMRYQDSEPNGPALNRLTAGSHCDPFTKTPYHKYVPVALHKLAS; via the coding sequence ATGAATACTTCCGGTAGCTCCCAGAATCAACAGCACTCTGGTGCTTGTATTCTCTGTTCCAGAAACTGCGGTATTGCCATTACCACGGAAAACGGCCGCATCACCAAGATCAAGGGCGATCCTCTGCACCCAGTGACCAAGGGTTATATTTGTCAGAAAGCCGCTCGTCTGGCGCATTATCAGCACCATGATGATCGCCTGACCCAGCCACTGAAGCGCCAACCCGATGGCGGCTTTGAGGCCATCAGTTGGGATCAGGCGCTAAGCGAAATTGCCGACCGTATGGGGGCCGTGCGGGACCAATTTGGTGGCGACGCCTTTGCAATCGTCGGTGGCGGGGGGCAGGGTAATCATCTTGGGGGGGCCTTTGCGCAACAGTTGCGTTATGCCATGGGCAAAAGTCGTTATGTCTATTCTGCTTTGGCGCAAGAAAAAACCATGGACTTCTGGGTCAATGGTCGCCTGTTCGGGGATCAGAGAGTGCATGCCACGGAAGATGTCGAACATGCCGATTACGTCTTGTTTATTGGCTGTAATCCTTATCAGTCCCACGGCATTCCCAATGCGCGAGATACCCTCAAACAGATAAAAAAAGACCCGCAGCGCACCATGGTGGTGTTCGATCCGCGTCGCACCGAAACGGCAAAGATGGCAGACATCCACTTTCAGTTGAAGCCCGGTACGGATGCCTATCTGTTATCAGCGATCTTGTCCATCATTGTTCGTGAAGAGCTACATGACAAGGCCTTCGTCGCCGCCCATTGCACGGGCTTTGAGGCTTTGCAGGCAACACTTTTGAGCATTCCGGTAGAAGAGTACGTTAACAAGGCCGACGTTTCTCTTGATACGGTCTTCGAGGTGGCTCGTGGTTTTGCCAGGGCGAAAAACGGTTGCGTGAGAATTGACCTGGGCTTGCAACAAACACTGCATTCAACGGTGACAGCTTATCTTGAGAAGATGCTGTATATCCTGACGGGTAATTTTGCCAAAAAGGGTGGCAATAATCTGCATACCTCTTTTCTGCCTCTGCTGGGAAACACTGATGAGCGTAAAAGGGATCTAAAGCTCACGGCGCACCATAAAATGATGCCGATATCAGGAATGTATCCGCCGAATATACTGCCCGATGAAATTGAACACGATGGGGAAGATCGCCTGCGGGCTGTCTGGGTCGATAGTAGCAATCCAGTGATGTCTTTTGCCGATTCCCAGGCTTACGAGCGAGCGTTTAAAAAACTGGATCTGTTAGTGGTTGTCGATGTCGCCTTAACAGAAACAGCCCGGCTGGCGGATTATGTTTTACCCGCGGCATCACAATTTGAAAAATGGGAAGCGACCGGTTTTAACGCCGAGTTCCCGGAAAACTTTTTCCATCTCAGACCGGCCATATTGGAACCAACGGGTGACTGTTTACCCGAACCGGAAATCTACACGCGACTGTTAAACAAAATGGGCATGATTCCCGAAACGTTACCTGTGTTGTCAACAATCGCCCGATATGAACCGACCGTCACCGGGCACCAGTTATATCTGTCTGCTTTGATGGCCAGCGTCAAGGCCAATAAACAATGGGCACCATTTGTACCCTCCATCTTGTATCGAACCCTGGGGCCGGCATTACCCGATGGCGCCAATGTGGCGGCGTTGATATTACCCCTCGCCATCGATTACGCCACGAAACATGCCGAGGCGGTTAAACGAACGGGTATCAAGGGTAATCGCTTTACGCTGGGGGTTAATCTGTTCCGGCATATTTTGAAAAGCCGTTCAGGTGCCATCATCAGTCGTCATAATTATTCGGATCTTTGGCGGTTTATCAAAAACGAAGACCAGCGTATTCATCTGGAGATCGATGAGGTATTGCAAGAGATGAGGGGGTTGCAAGAGTCGGAAAAGTTGCCAAACAACGTATCGGTTGATGAGAAATTCCCGCTTATTTTGATGGCGGGTGAGCGGAGGGCCTATAACTCCAATCAGATTTTCAGAAATCCCGAGTGGCGTAAAGTGGATCCTTATGGCTTTCTACGCATTCATCCCGAGGATGCCGCACGCCACAATATTGCGAGCGGAGATTGGGTGGCCTGTAAGTCATCGAATGGCCAGCTGCAGGTGGTGGCTGAGGTCGATGACTCGGTGCGTGAGGGTATGGTCACCTTGCCCCATGGTTATGGCATGCGATATCAAGATAGCGAGCCGAATGGCCCCGCGCTGAATCGTTTGACGGCCGGCAGTCACTGTGACCCTTTTACCAAAACTCCTTATCACAAGTATGTGCCGGTGGCGTTGCACAAGCTGGCCAGCTAA
- a CDS encoding LysR substrate-binding domain-containing protein: protein MQKTPPPIQWLPILEAAARHLSFKKAAEELCVTPSAISQQIKGLENYLGLTLFERNGRKLKLSPAGESYYLIAEDIIKRHSKGYRELQRRYHNPVLQISCPIFIAQELLIPNYLSFKEFAPSVELRITTGNAFVDFDNEPVDAALRFGPGSWPELDCRLISDVDLQLVCSPTYLDQYRLNKHVNLDQAALEGHALISLDDELRNWKQLYPTINPEKTIICDSYFSAIRSAEEGLGITVGMKPTINRLLAEERLITLTSDISTTDFAYWLVAPKHKANTEQVDALHRWIKSLFDAL from the coding sequence ATGCAAAAGACTCCTCCCCCGATTCAGTGGTTACCCATCCTGGAAGCTGCGGCACGCCATCTCAGTTTCAAGAAGGCCGCAGAAGAGCTTTGTGTCACTCCTTCGGCCATCAGTCAGCAAATAAAGGGGCTCGAGAATTATCTGGGGCTGACTTTATTTGAGAGAAACGGCAGGAAGCTAAAACTCAGTCCTGCCGGAGAGTCCTACTACCTGATTGCCGAAGACATCATCAAGCGCCACAGCAAAGGCTACCGCGAACTGCAACGGCGCTATCACAACCCGGTTCTGCAAATCAGTTGCCCTATCTTTATTGCCCAGGAGTTACTGATCCCCAATTACCTGTCCTTCAAAGAGTTCGCTCCCTCGGTCGAACTGCGTATCACCACCGGTAATGCATTTGTCGACTTCGATAACGAGCCGGTAGACGCCGCATTACGCTTTGGCCCCGGTTCCTGGCCCGAGCTCGACTGCCGATTAATCAGCGACGTCGATCTGCAACTGGTCTGCAGTCCCACCTACCTCGACCAGTACCGGCTGAACAAGCACGTCAATCTGGATCAGGCCGCCCTCGAAGGCCACGCCCTGATCTCCCTGGACGATGAGTTGCGTAATTGGAAACAGCTCTACCCAACGATTAACCCTGAGAAAACAATCATTTGCGATTCCTATTTCTCGGCAATCCGCTCCGCCGAAGAGGGCCTGGGTATCACTGTGGGCATGAAGCCAACGATCAACCGTCTGCTGGCCGAGGAACGACTGATAACCCTGACCTCTGATATATCGACTACCGACTTTGCTTACTGGCTGGTCGCCCCCAAACATAAAGCCAACACAGAACAGGTGGACGCGCTTCATCGCTGGATCAAATCCCTGTTCGATGCACTGTAA
- a CDS encoding VOC family protein produces the protein MFSHIMIGANDIDASKKFYDAILGSLGHKPGVFDDKGRCFYFADNGIFCLTKPIDGQPATHANGGTIGFAAADSEQADAWHAAGLANGGIACEDPPGIREGAVGKLYLAYLRDPSGNKICAMHRVS, from the coding sequence ATGTTCAGTCATATTATGATCGGCGCAAATGATATCGATGCGTCAAAGAAATTCTACGATGCTATTTTGGGCTCCCTGGGTCATAAGCCGGGTGTGTTCGATGATAAAGGACGCTGCTTTTACTTTGCTGATAACGGGATTTTTTGCCTGACCAAACCCATCGATGGCCAGCCGGCAACCCATGCCAATGGTGGTACCATCGGCTTTGCTGCGGCTGATTCTGAGCAAGCCGATGCCTGGCATGCGGCTGGACTAGCGAACGGCGGTATTGCCTGTGAAGATCCTCCAGGAATTCGTGAAGGTGCCGTTGGCAAACTCTATCTGGCTTACCTGCGTGATCCGTCCGGTAACAAAATTTGTGCGATGCATCGGGTCAGCTAA